The sequence below is a genomic window from Bactrocera neohumeralis isolate Rockhampton chromosome 4, APGP_CSIRO_Bneo_wtdbg2-racon-allhic-juicebox.fasta_v2, whole genome shotgun sequence.
AGTGGCGACGTTCACTCACCAAAAATGAGTTATTATTATCTTGTTGTTCTCTACTTTGTCTATGTATACTGCTGTAGCTTTGACGTTCACTAGGGAAAACCGAACTCGATGGCTCCTCGTGCAAGTTTAAAATACTCTTGCGATGAATTTTACCATTCGATGTAAGACTACCTATCTGATTGGAATCGTTAGAAATAGATTTTCGATGAAATACTGAGTTCGTAACGTTCGTATCGGCAGTGAAGTCGCTTCTTCGATGATGAAAATGTTTGGATACTGTAGCAGCTGAAGAACTAGATTTCGTTTTTGACGAGCAGCTTTCAACGGCTGTGGACTTTTGTTGAGTGGTATGTGTTTGATCTGACATAAATTTAGCCGATCCAGCAGCGTTTAGCTTTGCTGATGCGCTCTGCATTTCTCCAAACTTGCATTGGGTGGAGTGTGTTTGACCGGTGACTTCTCCCATTGTTGTACTGGATAATACTCTTTCAGAAGTGTTGCCAATTTTACTAGTTTTGAATTGTGCCGAGGAGGACTCATGCGACGAAGCGTTCATGCGGGTATcaatcattttattttcctttctaATACGATTTTCGGTCATAGAAATTGCCTCGTCGTGTTTATTTTCAACGTTTACAATGTTCTTAACATTGTTGGTCTTTGCAACATTCTCTATGACATTCACTCTCTCTTGTCGTTTAACATATTCTGTTTCTGGTTCTTTCTTAACCCGACCACCTATTACTGTAGTTACCTTTTTCGTCGATACTACTACTAAACCGTCAACGGGTTTATCCGAACTTACATTTGCGGCAGGAATTGCTTGTTTGCCAGAAACAAAGTTCATTTGATTAGTCGTTTTCAAAATGGCGTTATCCTCTCCAAGAGTTATAGATGATTTGTTATGAGAATACTTCGATCGGACAGCCTTTTGTACTACTTTAGTGCTGTCTAATCTTGAACTTTGCTTTTCATTGTAGTCATCTCTTCTGGAAACCTGAAGAGTGCCCTCTAGTTTGAGATTGTCTACTGGACGTTTTACAACCACCTTTTCAGTAgcagttttcaaaagtttagaATCGGTTCTATCTGTAGATGAAATATACATGTGTCCTTCTGGCCTAAGATTATCTTCCGGTTTTACTTGTTTTGGACGCTCAGCCGGCTGATATTGCTGTTTTTCCTTACTGTAGAAAGTGCCTTCAGGTTTAAGGTTATTACGTGGCACAATTTTGTCTGGTCTCTTAACACCCACGTGCTTTTCCGTCTCTGTAAAGGTCATCTCCCCCTCCATTCTTAAATTATCTTTGTGAATGACTCGTCTCACTTTTTCAGCCGGTTTAAATCCGGGTTTATCAGGAGTGTAAAATTCACCCTCCGTTCTTAAATTATCAGAGGGTACAACCTTTTCGGGCCTATTTACATACTGATACTGATTTTTCTCTGCAAACGTCATTTCTCCTTCCATGTGTAAATTATCTTTTCGGACAATGCGTTTTGTTTTCTCGGCGGGCTTGAATGATGTTTTCTCGGGTACGGTAAATTCACCCTCCACTTTTAAATTGTCTTTGGGTTTTTTCACTACAGGTCGTTCACCAGACTTGTATGAAGGCTTCTCCACTTTATAAAATTCGCCTTCAGGTCTTAGGTTATCTGTAGGTTTTATTTGATCCGGCTTTTTAACAAACTCATATTCCGTTTTCTCGGTAAATATAATTTCTCCTTCCGTACGAAGGTTGTCCTTTCTAATAATTCGCTCACTTTTTTCAGCAGGTCTAAACGCAATTTTTTCTGGTACATAAATGTTTCCCTCTGATTTGAGATTATCTTGTGGTTTTTTCGGAACAGGACGTTCGGCGGGTTTATACCCAGGTTTCTCTGGCTTATAAAATTCTCCCTCAGGCCGTAGATTATCTGCATGCTTTACTTGTGACGGTCGCTCACCGTGTCTGAATTTTGGTTTATCGGGAGAATAAAATTCTCCTTCAGGCTTCAAATTATCCTCCGGACGCTTCTGTACGGGACGTTCGGCTGGTTTATACCCAGGCTTCTCTGGTGTATAAAACTCTCCCTCAGGGCGTAGATTGTCTGCATGCTTTACTTGTGATGGACGCTCTCCGGGTTGGAATTTTGGTTTATCGGGAGAATAAAATTCTCCTTCGGGCTTCAAATTATCCTCCGGACGCTTCTGTACAGGACGTTCGGCTGGTTTATACCCTGGTTTCTCTGGTGTATAAAACTCTCCTTCAGGCCGTAGGTTATCTGCATGTTTTACTTGTGATGGCCGCTCTCCGGGTTGGAATTTTGGTTTATCGGGAGAATAAAATTCTCCTTCGGGCTTCAAATTATCTTCCGGACGCTTCTGTACAGGACGTTCCGCTGGTTTATACCCAGGCTTCTCTGGTGTATAAAACTCTCCCTCAGGGCGTAGATTGTCTGCATGCTTTACTTGTGATGGACGCTCTCCGGGTTGGAATTTTGGTTTATCAGGAGAATAAAATTCTCCTTCAGGCTTCAAATTATCCTCCGGACGCTTCTGTACGGGACGTTCGGCTGGTTTATACCCAGGTTTCTCTGGTGTATAAAACTCTCCCTCAGGGCGTAGATTGTCTGCATGCTTTACTTGTGATGGACGCTCTCCTGGTTGGAATTTTGGTTTATCGGGAGAATAAAATTCTCCTTCGGGCTTCAAATTATCCTCCGGACGCTTCTGTACAGGACGTTCGGCTGGTTTATACCCAGGTTTCTCTGGTGTATAAAATTCTCCCTCAGGCCGCAGGTTATCTGCATGCTTTACTTGTGATGGCCGCTCTCCGGGTTGGAATTTTGGTTTATCGGGAGAATAAAATTCTCCTTCAGGCTTCAAATTATCCTCCGGACGCTTCTGTACGGGACGTTCGGCTGGTTTATACCCAGGTTTCTCTGGTGTATAAAACTCTCCCTCAGGGCGTAGATTGTCTGCATGCTTTACTTGTGATGGACGCTCTCCTGGTTGGAATTTTGGTTTATCGGGAGAATAAAATTCTCCTTCGGGCTTCAAATTATCCTCCGGACGCTTCTGTACAGGACGTTCGGCTGGTTTATACCCAGGTTTCTCTGGTGTATAAAATTCTCCCTCAGGCCGTAGGTTATCTGCATGCTTTACTTGTGATGGACGCTCTCCTGGTTGGAATTTTGGTTTATCGGGAGAATAAAATTCTCCTTCAGGCTTCAAATTATCCTCTGGCCGCTTCTGTGTGGGACGTTCGGCCGGTTTATACCCAGGTTTCTGTGGAGTGTAAAATTCTCCTTCTGGCCGAAGATTGTCTACATGTTTCACTTGTGACGGCCGCTCGCCAGGTtggaattttggtttttctggGGTATAAAACTCTCCTTCTGGCTTTAAATTGTCTGTAGGCTTCACTTGCTCTGGCCTGCtaacaaattcatatttttcttttgtttcgaAAGTCATTTCACCTTCAGTGCGTAAGTTATCCTTCCTAATAATACGTTCGACTTTTTCTGCTGGCCTATAACCAGGCTTTCCAGGTGTGTAAAACTCGCCCTCAGGACGTAAGTTATCTTTTGGCTTCTTCTGAGTAGGTCGTTCGGCGGGTATGTAATCGGATTTTTCTGGAGAATAAAACTCGCCTTCTGTTCGAAGATTATCTTCAGGCTTCTTTTGTATTGGACGCTCTGCGGGCCTATAACTTGTTTTCTCAGGTATATAAAACTCACCTTCAGGCTTTAAGTTATCTTCGCGTCTAATAACTAACGGAGTCTCAGCTGCCTGATATTTTGGTTTTTCGGGAGTATAGAAATCACCCTCGGGTTTGAGATTATCAGTGGGTTTAATCTGATCAGGTCTAATGACAAACGTATATTCttcttttctttcaaaattcatttcacCTTCTGAGCGGAGATTGTCTTTCCTTATAATACGTTCAACCTTTTCAGCCGGTTTGTATACTAACTTCTCTGGTACTGTAAACGCACCTTCGGGTCTCAAGTTATCCTCAGGTTTAATTTGAGAAGGTCGTTCTGAAACTTGATACATTGGCTTTTCTGGAGTGTAAAATTCTCCCTCTGGTTTGAGGTTATCAATAGGTTTGACTTGCTCAGGTCTATTAACAAATTGATAATCTTCTTTTACTTCAAATATCATCTCCCCTTCAGTTCGCAAGTTATCTTTTCTTATTATTCGTTCTGTTCTTTCAGCTGGAGTGTAAGTGGTTTTCTCTGGAACAGTGAACTCTCCTTCAGGTCGTAAATTATCAAGAGGTTTTTTTTGAGTTGGCCTCTCCGCCGGCCGGTAACCAGGTTTTTCGGGTGTATAAAATTCACCTTCTGGTTTAAGGTTGTCTTCATGCTTGACTGGAGAAGGCCGATCTGCTGgaacaaaatcgactttttgtGGTTTATAAAACTCCCCGTCCGGTTTCAAATTATCTTCCCGTCTAATAATCAATGGCTTTTCGGCTGGCTGATACTTCGATTTTTCCGGAGCGTAGAATTCGCCTTCCGGTTTTAGATTATCAGTGGGTTTCAATTGCTCTGGCCTAACAACAAACTGATATTCTTCCTTCGTTTCAAAAGTCATCTCACCTTCTGAGCGCAAGTTATCCTTTCTAACAATACGTTCGACTTTTTCCGCTGGTTGGTAAGGTGTTTTCTGCGGAATAGTGAATTCACCTTCTGGTCTTAAATTGTCCTCAGGTTTCTTTGCAATAGGTCGGTCAGCGGACTGGTAGTCTGGTTTATCAGGAGCATAAAACTCTCCCTCCTGTCTCAAATTGTCTTGGGGTTTTTTCTGAGTTGGGCGTTCCGCAGGTTCAAAACCAGGTTTCTCGGGTGTATAGAATTCACCCTCCGGTTTTAAATTATCCTTATGTCGAATTTGCACTGGCTTTTCAGCAGGTTGGTATTTTGGTTTTTCTGGGGTATAGAATTCTCCTTCCGGTCTAAGATTATCTACCGGTTTGACTTGCTCTGGTCTATTTACAAATTGATATTCttctttcttttcaaaaataatttcccCTTCTGAGCGCAAGTTGTCTTTCCTTACTACACGAACAGTTTTTTCGGCgggtttatatatttctttttcggGAATCATGAACTCGCCTTCCGGTCTTAAGTTATCTTCAGGTTTCAATTGAGTAGGTCTTTCAGCAGCCTTAAATTCCTGCTTGTCTGGTACATAAAACTCACCTTCTGGACGCAAATTATCTTCTGGCCGCTTTTGAATTGGACGCTCTGCTGGTGTGAAACCTGGTTTTTGTGGAGTATAGAATTCGCCTTCGGGTTTTAAGTTATCTTCGTGTCTGATTTGTAAAGGTTTTTCAGCTGGCTTATATATTGATTTCTCTGGAGCATAAAACTCGCCTTCTGGCTTTAGATTATCAGTGGGTTTCACTTGATTGGGCCTAATAACAAACTGATATTCTTCTTTTGTTTCGAATGTCATTTCACCTTCTGTGCGTAAATTGTCCTTTCTAATAACACGTTCAATTTTTTCAGCAGGTTTATACATTTCTTTTTCCGGAACAAGAAACTCGCCTTCAGGTTTCAAATTATCTATAGGTTTCTTTTGCGTTGGACGTTCGGCGGGTTGATAAGTGGGTTTCTCGTGTTTATAGAACTCCCCTTCTGGTTTCAAATTGTCTTCTGGGCGTTTCTGAGTTGGACGTTCTGCTGGCCTATATCCAGGTTTTTCTGGAGTGTAAAATTCTCCCTCAGGGCGAAGGTTGTCCTCTGGTCTAACTTGTGTAGGACGTTCTCCTGGTTGAAACTTTGTTTTCTCTGGTGAATAGAAATCACCTTCTGGCTTCAAATTATCTTCCGGCCGTTTCTGAGTTGGACGTTCTGCTGGTCTAAATCCGGGCTTCTCAGGAGTGTAAAATTCGCCTTCGGGTCGCAAATTGTCAGCATGTCGTACTTGAGTGGGACGCTCTCCAGGTTGGAACTTAGGTTTCTCTGGTGAATAGAAATCACCTTCTGGCTTCAAATTATCCTCTGGCCGTTTCTGAGTTGGACGTTCTGCTGGCCTAAATCCAGTTTTTTCTGGAGTGTAAAATTCACCCTCAGGCCTAAGGTTGTCCTCTGGTCTAACTTGTGTGGGACGTTCTCCTGGTTGGAACTTTGTCTTCTCTGGTGTATAGAACTCGCCTTCTGGTCTCAAATTATCTTCCGGTTTCTTCTGAACTGGACGTTCAGCGGGTCTAAATCCAGGTTTTTCGGGAGTGTAAAATTCACCCTCAGGCCTAAGGTTGTCCTCTGGTCTAACTTGTGTGGGACGTTCTCCTGGTTGGAACTTTGTCTTCTCTGGTGTATAGAACTCGCCTTCTGGTCTCAAATTATCTTCTGGCTTCTTTTGAGTTGGACGTTCAGCTGGTCTAAATCCGGGCTTCTCAGGAGTGTAAAATTCGCCTTCGGGTTTCAAATTATCAGCATGTCGTACTTGTGTGGGGCGCTCTCCAGGTTGGAACTTTGGTTTCTCTGGTGAATAGAAATCACCTTCTGGTTTCAAATTATCCTCTGGCCGTTTCTGAGTTGGACGTTCTGCTGGCCTATATCCAGGTTTTTCTGGAGTGTAAAATTCACCCTCAGGCCGAAGGTTGTCCTCTGGTCTAACTTGTGTAGGACGTTCTCCTGGTTgaaactttgttttttctggTGCATAAAACTCTCCTTCTGGTCTCAAATTATCTTCTGGCTTCTTTTGAGTTGGACGTTCAGCTGGTCTAAATCCGGGCTTCTCAGGAGTGTAAAATTCGCCTTCGGGTCGCAAATTATCAGCATGTCGTACTTGAGTGGGACGCTCTCCAGGTTGGAACTTAGGTTTCTCTGGTGAATAGAAATCACCTTCTGGCTTCAAATTATCCTCTGGCCGTTTCTGAGTTGGACGTTCTGCTGGCCTAAATCCAGTTTTTTCTGGAGTGTAAAATTCACCCTCAGGCCTAAGGTTGTCCTCTGGTCTAACTTGTGTGGGACGTTCTCCTGGTTGGAACTTTGTCTTCTCTGGTGTATAGAACTCGCCTTCTGGTCTCAAATTATCTTCCGGTTTCTTCTGAACTGGACGTTCAGCGGGTCTAAATCCAGGTTTTTCGGGAGTGTAAAATTCACCCTCAGGCCTAAGGTTGTCCTCTGGTCTAACTTGTGTGGGACGTTCTCCTGGTTGGAACTTTGTCTTCTCTGGTGTATAGAACTCGCCTTCTGGTCTCAAATTATCTTCTGGTTTCTTTTGAGTTGGACGTTCAGCTGGTCTAAATCCGGGCTTCTCAGGAGTGTAAAATTCGCCTTCGGGTTTCAAATTATCAGCATGTCGTACTTGTGTGGGGCGCTCTCCAGGTTGGAACTTTGGTTTCTCTGGTGAATAGAAATCACCTTCTGGTTTCAAATTATCCTCTGGCCGTTTCTGAGTTGGACGTTCTGCTGGCCTATATCCAGGTTTTTCTGGAGTGTAAAATTCACCCTCAGGCCGAAGGTTGTCCTCTGGTCTAACTTGTGTAGGACGTTCTCCTGGTTgaaactttgttttttctggTGCATAAAACTCTCCTTCTGGTCTCAAATTATCTTCTGGCTTCTTTTGAGTTGGACGTTCAGCTGGTCTAAATCCGGGCTTCTCAGGAGTGTAAAATTCGCCTTCGGGTCGCAAATTATCAGCATGTCGTACTTGTGTGGGACGCTCTCCAGGTTGGAACTTTGGTTTCTCTGGTGAATAGAAATCACCTTCTGGTTTCAAATTGTCTTCTGGCTTCTTTTGAGTTGGACGTTCAGCGGGTCTAAACCCATGTTTTTCAGGAGTGTAAAACTCACCCTCAGGCCGAAGGTTGTCCTCTGGTCTAACTTGTGTGGGACGTTCCCCTGGTTgaaactttgttttttctggTGCATAAAACTCTCCTTCTGGTCTCAAATTATCTTCTGGCTTCTTTTGAGTTGGACGTTCAGCTGGTCTAAATCCGGGCTTCTCAGGAGTGTAAAATTCGCCTTCGGGTTTCAAATTATCAGCATGTCGTACTTGTGTGGGGCGCTCTCCAGGTTGGAACTTTGGTTTCTCTGGTGAATAGAAATCACCTTCTGGTTTCAAATTATCCTCTGGCCGTTTCTGAGTTGGACGTTCTGCTGGCCTATATCCAGGTTTTTCTGGAGTGTAAAATTCACCCTCAGGCCGAAGGTTGTCCTCTGGTCTAACTTGTGTAGGACGTTCTCCTGGTTgaaactttgttttttctggTGCATAAAACTCTCCTTCTGGTCTCAAATTATCTTCTGGCTTCTTTTGAGTTGGACGTTCAGCTGGTCTAAATCCGGGCTTCTCAGGAGTGTAAAATTCGCCTTCGGGTCGCAAATTATCAGCATGTCGTACTTGTGTGGGACGCTCTCCAGGTTGGAACTTTGGTTTCTCTGGTGAATAGAAATCACCTTCTGGTTTCAAATTGTCTTCTGGCTTCTTTTGAGTTGGACGTTCAGCGGGTCTAAACCCATGTTTTTCAGGAGTGTAAAACTCACCCTCAGGCCGAAGGTTGTCCTCTGGTCTAACTTGTGTGGGACGTTCCCCTGGTTgaaactttgttttttctggTGCATAAAACTCTCCTTCTGGTCTCAAATTATCTTCTGGCTTCTTTTGAGTTGGACGTTCAGCTGGTCTAAATCCGGGCTTCTCAGGAGTGTAAAATTCACCCTCAGGCCTAAGGTTGTCCTCTGGTCTAACTTGTGTAGGACGTTCTCCTGGTTGATACTTTGATTTTTCTGGTGTATAGAACTCGCCTTCTGGTCTCAAATTATCTTCTGGCTTCTTTTGAGTTGGACGTTCAGCTGGTCTAAATCCGGGCTTCTCAGGAGTGTAAAATTCGCCTTCGGGTCGCAAGTTGTCAGCATGTCTAACTTGTGTGGGACGCTCTCCAGGTTGGAACTTTGGTTTCTCTGGTGAATAGAACTCGCCTTCTGGTCTCAAATTATCTTCTGGCTTTTTCTGAGTTGGACGTTCAGCTGGTCTAAACCCAGGTTTTTCAGGAGTGTAAAACTCACCCTCAGGCCTAAGGTTGTCCTCTGGTCTAACTTGTGTAGGACGTTCTCCTGGTTGGAACTTTGACTTTTCTGGTGTATAGAACTCGCCTTCTGGTCTCAAATTATCTTCTGGTTTCTTCTGAACTGGACGTTCAGCAGGCCTAAATCCAGGTTTTTCGGGAGTGTAAAATTCACCCTCAGGGCGAAGGTTGTCCCCTGGTCTAACTTGTGTTGGACGTTCTCCTGGTTGAAACTGTGCCTTTTCGGGTGTATAGAACTCGCCTTCTGGTCTCAAATTATCTTCTGGCTTCTTCTGAACTGGACGTTCAGCAGGCCTAAATCCAGGTTTTTCTGGAGTGTAAAACTCGCCTTCTGGTTGCAAATTGTCAGCATGTCTTACTTGCGTGGGACGCTCTCCTGGTTGGAATTTTATCTTCTCTGGTTTATAGAATTCTCCTTCTGGTTTCAAATTGTCTTCTGGTTTCGTTTGTGTAGGACGTTCAGCAGGTCTAAATCCGGGTTTTTCAGGCGTATAAAACTCTCCTTCCGATTTAAGATTATCAATTGGTTTGATTTGTTCCGGCCTACTCACAAATGTGTATTCTTCTTTTACGTCAAATATCATTTCTCCTTCTGTTTTGAGATTGTCTTTTCTTATTACTCGTGTTGTCTGTTCCGCTGGTGCATACGAGATCTTTTCCGGCACTATGAATTCACCTTCAGGGCGGAGATTGTCCTCTGGTTTCTTTTGTAACGGGCGTTCTGTTGATTGATAGACTGGTTTGTCGGGAGTGTAGAAATCTCCTTCCGGTTTTAGGTTgtctttatatttaatttgagtAGGTTTTTCTGCTGGAACatacgttgttttttctggcaTATAAAATTCACCTTCAGATTTGAGGTTATCAGTGGGTTTGACTGGCAGAGGCCTTATTACATATTGATATTCCTCTTTTTCCGTAAATGTCATTTCTCCTTCACTGCGCAAGTTGTCTTTTCTAATTATGCGTTCCGTTCTTTCAGCCGGTTGGAATGGAATTTTTTCGGGAACTATAAATTCTCCCTCAGGTTTCAAATTGTCCTCGGGTTTTATTAAAGTGACTTGCTCGTCAATGTCGTACAAAAGTTTTAATCGAGATTCTTCGAGATCCTTTTTAGACCAAGTGTTGGACCTTATTCGCGTTTGAGATTCGTCCAGCAAAtctattaattaacaaaaaacgcagttcttaatttaaacaaaggatatattgtatatactataGACTTTACCTATAGTCTCTATTATAGCATCCGTCTTCTTAACGCTTGAAGCACAATGGTGGCGACTGAAAtgagcatacatatatgatattttgatataaaatgcTAATTTAAAGCCAATTATAAAGAACCAACATTTCTAAAAGCTAATTATTTATATTGCTTACCCGCAAGTGCAGAT
It includes:
- the LOC126756767 gene encoding uncharacterized protein LOC126756767 isoform X17, giving the protein MVSKGSKKKQQQISVSDSKNAASTSSTTSSSSKTVVHTAGTEAASTSSSAVGVTSTSSPTWTKTSQTLQKSESAASNKSMLATTHSGTQSQLQSTLFKSSSSSSSHTESRSEQKQRRQQIEQQQQQQQEQLYEIVSDVGSIGGGQSAPIASIMSDTLKSTKASSSSSSFQQKSEYYEEISNDFSNAKIISSIDLLESDKKEPVFSVPIDVIEIVGSGSSSIGSNYNKAYLSSSQSQTGIMTSTSSSNFAHIESASSSSKVIDGGITITDMSTENSKSISSTSNTAKSGKVTSTNVEMTSSSNKFLTNDVNNSSTEVNSYTSYSTIDGKAINGATTPVIAPLITSPAKTQQTSTAFTKSTQRAIDDDSHSITSTAHSEITSQGDSTSLTETAKNLKSDVVVSGSSRQLASNVTNKSTKKSSIIEQNISEQTIEESSLKKSKSTSKKEVYDVKTKRWTELNEKTGTGATNKKQPTIERYVSRESDGTYKITYKKKIFDQRANKWKIVEEKTVDSAHDTHYPEIVDDVINTTTTTYTTKVYDTKTGEWKIVEEKSFVDSKAFVPNDIVREIEKDNTDVANITTTTEVTKIFDASLNDWRVLDEKTHTDVIERIVETPKKTIYIDEFVEIEKNVQITEDSENITNERTNTSKRKDITTNIYDEVDDVKREKLTTSDSRIRGVDKKETFGSKHTDMCICEICTCGRHHCASSVKKTDAIIETIDLLDESQTRIRSNTWSKKDLEESRLKLLYDIDEQVTLIKPEDNLKPEGEFIVPEKIPFQPAERTERIIRKDNLRSEGEMTFTEKEEYQYVIRPLPVKPTDNLKSEGEFYMPEKTTYVPAEKPTQIKYKDNLKPEGDFYTPDKPVYQSTERPLQKKPEDNLRPEGEFIVPEKISYAPAEQTTRVIRKDNLKTEGEMIFDVKEEYTFVSRPEQIKPIDNLKSEGEFYTPEKPGFRPAERPTQKKPEDNLRPEGEFYSPEKPKFQPGERPTQVRPEDNLRPEGEFYTPEKHGFRPAERPTQKKPEDNLKPEGDFYSPEKPKFQPGERPTQVRHADNLRPEGEFYTPEKPGFRPAERPTQKKPEDNLRPEGEFYAPEKTKFQPGERPTQVRPEDNLRPEGEFYTPEKPGYRPAERPTQKRPEDNLKPEGDFYSPEKPKFQPGERPTQVRHADNLKPEGEFYTPEKPGFRPAERPTQKKPEDNLRPEGEFYAPEKTKFQPGERPTQVRPEDNLRPEGEFYTPEKHGFRPAERPTQKKPEDNLKPEGDFYSPEKPKFQPGERPTQVRHADNLRPEGEFYTPEKPGFRPAERPTQKKPEDNLRPEGEFYAPEKTKFQPGERPTQVRPEDNLRPEGEFYTPEKPGYRPAERPTQKRPEDNLKPEGEFYTPEKTKFQPGERPTQVRPEDNLRPEGEFYTPEKPGFRPAERPVQKKPEDNLRPEGEFYTPEKTKFQPGERPTQVRPEDNLRPEGEFYTPEKPGFRPAERPTQKKPEDNLRPEGEFYAPEKTKFQPGERPTQVRPEDNLRPEGEFYTPEKPGYRPAERPTQKRPEDNLKPEGDFYSPEKPKFQPGERPTQVRHADNLKPEGEFYTPEKPGFRPAERPTQKKPEDNLRPEGEFYTPEKTKFQPGERPTQVRPEDNLRPEGEFYTPEKPGFRPAERPVQKKPEDNLRPEGEFYTPEKTKFQPGERPTQVRPEDNLRPEGEFYTPEKTGFRPAERPTQKRPEDNLKPEGDFYSPEKPKFQPGERPTQVRHADNLRPEGEFYTPEKPGFRPAERPTQKRPEDNLKPEGDFYSPEKTKFQPGERPTQVRPEDNLRPEGEFYTPEKPGYRPAERPTQKRPEDNLKPEGEFYKHEKPTYQPAERPTQKKPIDNLKPEGEFLVPEKEMYKPAEKIERVIRKDNLRTEGEMTFETKEEYQFVIRPNQVKPTDNLKPEGEFYAPEKSIYKPAEKPLQIRHEDNLKPEGEFYTPQKPGFTPAERPIQKRPEDNLRPEGEFYVPDKQEFKAAERPTQLKPEDNLRPEGEFMIPEKEIYKPAEKTVRVVRKDNLRSEGEIIFEKKEEYQFVNRPEQVKPVDNLRPEGEFYTPEKPKYQPAEKPVQIRHKDNLKPEGEFYTPEKPGFEPAERPTQKKPQDNLRQEGEFYAPDKPDYQSADRPIAKKPEDNLRPEGEFTIPQKTPYQPAEKVERIVRKDNLRSEGEMTFETKEEYQFVVRPEQLKPTDNLKPEGEFYAPEKSKYQPAEKPLIIRREDNLKPDGEFYKPQKVDFVPADRPSPVKHEDNLKPEGEFYTPEKPGYRPAERPTQKKPLDNLRPEGEFTVPEKTTYTPAERTERIIRKDNLRTEGEMIFEVKEDYQFVNRPEQVKPIDNLKPEGEFYTPEKPMYQVSERPSQIKPEDNLRPEGAFTVPEKLVYKPAEKVERIIRKDNLRSEGEMNFERKEEYTFVIRPDQIKPTDNLKPEGDFYTPEKPKYQAAETPLVIRREDNLKPEGEFYIPEKTSYRPAERPIQKKPEDNLRTEGEFYSPEKSDYIPAERPTQKKPKDNLRPEGEFYTPGKPGYRPAEKVERIIRKDNLRTEGEMTFETKEKYEFVSRPEQVKPTDNLKPEGEFYTPEKPKFQPGERPSQVKHVDNLRPEGEFYTPQKPGYKPAERPTQKRPEDNLKPEGEFYSPDKPKFQPGERPSQVKHADNLRPEGEFYTPEKPGYKPAERPVQKRPEDNLKPEGEFYSPDKPKFQPGERPSQVKHADNLRPEGEFYTPEKPGYKPAERPVQKRPEDNLKPEGEFYSPDKPKFQPGERPSQVKHADNLRPEGEFYTPEKPGYKPAERPVQKRPEDNLKPEGEFYSPDKPKFQPGERPSQVKHADNLRPEGEFYTPEKPGYKPAERPVQKRPEDNLKPEGEFYSPDKPKFQPGERPSQVKHADNLRPEGEFYTPEKPGYKPAERPVQKRPEDNLKPEGEFYSPDKPKFQPGERPSQVKHADNLRPEGEFYTPEKPGYKPAERPVQKRPEDNLKPEGEFYSPDKPKFQPGERPSQVKHADNLRPEGEFYTPEKPGYKPAERPVQKRPEDNLKPEGEFYSPDKPKFRHGERPSQVKHADNLRPEGEFYKPEKPGYKPAERPVPKKPQDNLKSEGNIYVPEKIAFRPAEKSERIIRKDNLRTEGEIIFTEKTEYEFVKKPDQIKPTDNLRPEGEFYKVEKPSYKSGERPVVKKPKDNLKVEGEFTVPEKTSFKPAEKTKRIVRKDNLHMEGEMTFAEKNQYQYVNRPEKVVPSDNLRTEGEFYTPDKPGFKPAEKVRRVIHKDNLRMEGEMTFTETEKHVGVKRPDKIVPRNNLKPEGTFYSKEKQQYQPAERPKQVKPEDNLRPEGHMYISSTDRTDSKLLKTATEKVVVKRPVDNLKLEGTLQVSRRDDYNEKQSSRLDSTKVVQKAVRSKYSHNKSSITLGEDNAILKTTNQMNFVSGKQAIPAANVSSDKPVDGLVVVSTKKVTTVIGGRVKKEPETEYVKRQERVNVIENVAKTNNVKNIVNVENKHDEAISMTENRIRKENKMIDTRMNASSHESSSAQFKTSKIGNTSERVLSSTTMGEVTGQTHSTQCKFGEMQSASAKLNAAGSAKFMSDQTHTTQQKSTAVESCSSKTKSSSSAATVSKHFHHRRSDFTADTNVTNSVFHRKSISNDSNQIGSLTSNGKIHRKSILNLHEEPSSSVFPSERQSYSSIHRQSREQQDNNNSFLVSERRHFNTLSQSQSRDQTSKSCNVHKTSSSSGIEFPSYSKHSERTVSRRNVNQSSISLGIDGASSTTLYRSEYKTVPSTTCAIHKIKEGAFQHTRNTNEHKFFKTVKN